The Chloroflexota bacterium genomic sequence CACCAACGGCCTGGAGGAACCGGCCAACGGCATCCTCTGCGCCAAGGGATTCTTCGGTCATTCGTTCGTCAACAGCGGCGACCGGCTGACGCAGCCGCTCATCCGCCGTGACGGGCGCCTGGAACCGGCAACCTGGCGTGAGGCCATTTCCCACGTCGGCGGCGCGCTGCGCGGCGTGATCGACCGCGACGGCCCCAGCGCGGTTGGCGCGGTCGGTTCGCCGAACTGCACCAACGAAGACAACTACGCCCTGCAGCGATTTACGCGAGACGTGATCGGCAGCAACAACGTCTACAGCCAGTCCGGCGGCTTCCACGAGACGTTCCACGCGCTCACGTCGGTGCTGGGCGGCCAGGCCGTACTGCGATCACAAAATGAGCTGCTGGAGTCGGACGTGATCCTGGTGATCGGCGCCGACATCGGCCAGACCCACAACGTCATCGGTGCGCACATCAAGCGCGCCGCGCGGCGGAACGGCCGCCAGTTGCTCGTGGCCACGCGGCTGGCCAGCACACTCGACCGATACGCGGCGGCCACCGTGCGCGTGCGACCCGGCGGCGAGGCGGCATTGCTGGCCGCGCTGGCCGGGCGTGACGACCTGCCCGAAGCCGTGACCGGCGCTTCCGACGAATCGCTGCAGGCTATGCGCAAAGCCCTCGCGGCCGCCGGCTCCATTGCCGTCGTGTGGGATACCGGCGTTTGGACGCTGGGCCGCACCACGGAGTTGGCTTCAGCCGCGGCCGGCCTCGCGCAGGCGTTTGCGGACGTCCGCCTGTTTCCGCTGGCGGAACGGGCCAACACGGTGGGCACGCTGCTGACCGGAATGGCGCCCGACACGCTGCCGGGCTTGCGGCCCGTCAGCGATGCCGATGCACGGGCCGAGGTCGAGGGTGCGACCGGCGCGCCGCCGCCACAGGACCCGGGGCCGTCCCTCGACGCCTTCCTGGAGGGCGATGCCAAGGCGCTGTACGTGATGGGCGAGGACCTAGTCGGCAGTGCCGGCGATCCCGACGCCATGCGTGGGCAACTGGAAGGCCTCGATCTTCTGATCGTCCAAGACATCTTCATGAGCCCGACCGCCGAGGTGGCCGACGTGGTGCTTCCGGGCGCCTCGTTCGCGGAAAAGGGCGGCCACTTCACCAACTTCGAGGGTCGGCGCGGCGCGCTCGCTCCGGCCATCATCCCCGTCGGCGATTCCCGCCCGGACTGGGAGATCATCGCGAGGCTCGCCGCCGCGCTCGGCAACGACTTCGGCTGGCGATCGCACGAGCCGATCTCGGCGGAGCTCGAGCGCCTCTGGCGCATGCCCGACATCGAAGGCGGCGAGCCGGTCGCCGACCTCAACGGGGCGTTGGCGCAGACCAACGGTTCGGCGGGCTTCACGCTCGCCACCGAGCAGCACCTCTATACCGCCGGCGTGACCGGTCGGCACGCGCCGAGCCTGTCCCTGATGCTGCCGGAGGCCGTTGCCGAGCTCAATCCCTCGGACGCCCAGGACCTCGGCTTGGTCGACGGCGACCCCATCAGCGTGGCGTCGCACACCGGAGCGCTGAATCTCAAGACCCTGGTGGCGAGCCGGGTGCCGCGCGGCGTCGTCAATCTGCCGGACCGATTCCTCGATGCGCCGCCGCGGCGCCTCGACCCCACGGGCCCGAATGGGATTCCCGTGCAAGTGACGAAGCGTTAGCCGATGGACGGCTGGGAATGGCTGATCGTCGCCATCAAGTGCGTGGTGATCCTGCTGATCTTCCTGGGCGCGCCGCTGATCCTGGTGCTGGTCGAGCGCTGGACGCTCGGGCGCCTGCAATCGCGCATCGGCCCCAACCGCGTGGGGTGGAGCGGAACGCTGCAAACGGCGGCCGACGGGCTGAAGCTGGGCATCAAGGAAGACCTGATTCCACGCGGCGCCGACAAGCTCGTCTTCTGGTTTGGGCCGGTATTCCTGGTGGTGCCGGCGCTGGCCGCGTGGGCCATCGTGCCCGTTGGGCCGAAGGTCGGCCTCGGTCGAGACATCGGTTTGTGGGCCGTCGACCTGAACGTGGGCATCCTGTTCTTCCTCGCCATGGGCTCGCTGGGTGTCTACGGCGTGGTCATGTCGGGATGGTCGTCCAACAGCAAATACGCCCACTTCGGCGCGCTGCGCGCCAGCGCCCAGGTCATCAGCTACGAGCTCATCATGGGGCTGGCGGTGCTGGCCGTGATTCTCTACGCCGGGTCGCTCAGCCTCATCGATATCGTCGAGCAGCAGCGCGGGCTATGGTTCATCGTCCCGCAGTTCGTAGGGTTTCTGCTCTTCGTGATTGCCGGCGTGGCCGAGACCAATCGCGTGCCGTTCGACCTGCCGGAAGCCGAAAGCGAGATCGTCGCCGGCTTCCACGTGGAGTACTCCGGTATGCGATTCGCGATGTTCTTCATCGCCGAGTACGCCAACATCATCCTGATCTCGGCCATCATCACCACGCTCTATCTCGGCGGCTGGCTGGGCTGGACCATTCCGGGCATGGAAGGCC encodes the following:
- a CDS encoding molybdopterin-dependent oxidoreductase, translated to MSNELISLTVDGVEVQVPAGSTVLQACESIGVDIPTLCTDPRLDPYGACRMCVVEIQPGPPRPMASCTMQAAPGMNVVTDSKSIKEIRKHVIELQLQHHPLDCPYCDQAGTCELQDETFDQEIFQSPYETVPKAHPEEILNEVILINHNRCILCGRCVRICDEQIGVYALDFVHRAIGTFIAPAQHKEMDCERCGMCIETCPVGALLSRPFKHAARSWQTDKTASTCPHCSVGCSLLVESRHGDVVRTRTNGLEEPANGILCAKGFFGHSFVNSGDRLTQPLIRRDGRLEPATWREAISHVGGALRGVIDRDGPSAVGAVGSPNCTNEDNYALQRFTRDVIGSNNVYSQSGGFHETFHALTSVLGGQAVLRSQNELLESDVILVIGADIGQTHNVIGAHIKRAARRNGRQLLVATRLASTLDRYAAATVRVRPGGEAALLAALAGRDDLPEAVTGASDESLQAMRKALAAAGSIAVVWDTGVWTLGRTTELASAAAGLAQAFADVRLFPLAERANTVGTLLTGMAPDTLPGLRPVSDADARAEVEGATGAPPPQDPGPSLDAFLEGDAKALYVMGEDLVGSAGDPDAMRGQLEGLDLLIVQDIFMSPTAEVADVVLPGASFAEKGGHFTNFEGRRGALAPAIIPVGDSRPDWEIIARLAAALGNDFGWRSHEPISAELERLWRMPDIEGGEPVADLNGALAQTNGSAGFTLATEQHLYTAGVTGRHAPSLSLMLPEAVAELNPSDAQDLGLVDGDPISVASHTGALNLKTLVASRVPRGVVNLPDRFLDAPPRRLDPTGPNGIPVQVTKR
- the nuoH gene encoding NADH-quinone oxidoreductase subunit NuoH; the protein is MDGWEWLIVAIKCVVILLIFLGAPLILVLVERWTLGRLQSRIGPNRVGWSGTLQTAADGLKLGIKEDLIPRGADKLVFWFGPVFLVVPALAAWAIVPVGPKVGLGRDIGLWAVDLNVGILFFLAMGSLGVYGVVMSGWSSNSKYAHFGALRASAQVISYELIMGLAVLAVILYAGSLSLIDIVEQQRGLWFIVPQFVGFLLFVIAGVAETNRVPFDLPEAESEIVAGFHVEYSGMRFAMFFIAEYANIILISAIITTLYLGGWLGWTIPGMEGLTGIVWFALKTVAFIAMFLLLRAALPRLRYDQLMSFCWKFLMPIGIINVLLAAGLRMAWS